The sequence below is a genomic window from Geitlerinema sp. PCC 9228.
TGCAAAGCCAAAAAGAAGTCGCCATTACCGCTGCGGTGGTGGGAATGGGAGGCATCGGCAAAACCGAACTGGCAGTTCAGTACGCACGTCAGTTTCAAGATAGCTATCCCGGCGGTATTTGCTTTTTAGATGGTCTCAACTGGAAACAAGAGCTGGTTTCGTTTGCGCGCATCTCCTTTCCTAACTTCTATCCTCCCGACGATTTGGAATTGGACGAGTTGGTGGCTTATTGCTGGCAGCACTGGCAGCCATCTGAGGGCAATGTTCTGGTTATTCTAGACAATCTTACCGATTACCAAGGAATCCAAGCACTTCGTCCGGAAGATTCTCGGTTTGCGTTGCTGCTGACGACGCGAGAAAACCTAGGCATTACCCAACTTCCTCTGGAAGAACTATCGGATGCAGCGGCGCGGGATTTGTTGGCATATTTTGTCAGCGACCACTGTCTGGAGGCTAGCGAACAAGTCCAAAAACTCTGTCGGAAATTGGGCAATTTGCCTTTAGGCATCGAACTGGTGGGGCGTTACTTGAAAACCGACCCCGATGTCAGTCTTGCGGAAATGTTGGAGAGGTTGGAAGCGCAAGCCCTGGAAGATGAAGCTTTAGAAGAAGTGCATTCTGCCATGACGGCGACTCGTGGCGTGAGAGCAGCTTTGTCATTGAGTTGGCAGCGGTTGAGCGAACCGACGCAAGTGGTCGCTGCTTGGTTGGCACTTTTGGCGGAAGCGTCTTTTCCTTGGTGGTTGGTAGAACAAATGAATGCTGCCCGAGGAACGGAAACCAATACCACCCAGCAAAGCAATTGGATGCAAAAATATTTTCCCACTTTTACCCGCTTGCTATCGCGAGTTCGAGGAAAACAGGAGAAAAACAACCCGCCGGCAGCCACGCCATTTTTTGATGCCCCACAGCTACGAACAGCTCGTCGGGAACTCACCCAATCCCACTTGCTCAAGTGGATGCAGGAGAAAACCTACGCACTGCACCCATTGGTACGGGAATTTTTGCAAGAAGAATTAGCCAAGCTCCCAGAAGCCCAAGCAACGGAGTACAAACGTGCCTACTGTCGGGCGTTGGTGAAAGAATTAAAGCAAATAGAGTATCCACCACTACCAGAGCAAATTCGTGCCGTAACGCCTATTTTACCCCATGCGAAAGTAGTCACATGGGAAATGACCGATTGCTTCGAGAAAGCAGATATTTACACGCCTTTTGAACGCATAGGTGACTTTTATCAAGGGCAAGGTTTTTATGCCGATGCCGAACCTTGGTTGCAACAAGGTTGTCGGGTAGCAGAACAGTATTTGGAAGCGCAACATACCGAGCTTGCTACCAGCTACAACAATCTCGCAGGGTTGTACCGAGACCAAGGCAAATACGACGATGCCGAACCTCTCCATCTTAAAG
It includes:
- a CDS encoding tetratricopeptide repeat protein, translating into MAPHLILTCYHVVEQAKTVEVLYVPKKCETQATVKDTVPDADLALLELPEALVAENILAALGTAYQSRDPFYTFGYPDRDFPDGAPVTAECEGEFQENGISLIKFRAGQIRPGLSGSPLYNQRTGQICGVVKFTLNSSIDLGGGAIPLSHCPESWQHDFTLQPEPPASTPVPRISQTQTTHLQDISVPGDNNQINIYPTQNFYQVPDSSQKQQPTPTPNNLHSRGVPREQFFGRDEKLQQLHQILQSQKEVAITAAVVGMGGIGKTELAVQYARQFQDSYPGGICFLDGLNWKQELVSFARISFPNFYPPDDLELDELVAYCWQHWQPSEGNVLVILDNLTDYQGIQALRPEDSRFALLLTTRENLGITQLPLEELSDAAARDLLAYFVSDHCLEASEQVQKLCRKLGNLPLGIELVGRYLKTDPDVSLAEMLERLEAQALEDEALEEVHSAMTATRGVRAALSLSWQRLSEPTQVVAAWLALLAEASFPWWLVEQMNAARGTETNTTQQSNWMQKYFPTFTRLLSRVRGKQEKNNPPAATPFFDAPQLRTARRELTQSHLLKWMQEKTYALHPLVREFLQEELAKLPEAQATEYKRAYCRALVKELKQIEYPPLPEQIRAVTPILPHAKVVTWEMTDCFEKADIYTPFERIGDFYQGQGFYADAEPWLQQGCRVAEQYLEAQHTELATSYNNLAGLYRDQGKYDDAEPLHLKAIQIREQSLPPSHPDLATSYNNLA